Proteins encoded within one genomic window of Pseudomonas cannabina:
- a CDS encoding iron-containing redox enzyme family protein, which yields MTSLQVMNGTAVVQTVVEEARSKTIYQSWMNDRAPEHQHDAVTFLNHCLARAEREACDLPAQPEALEQWMEHNVGVVADQYARYLEERRNGQPRRFFKTKAQAMYFIQHVAPVKLVDGAWLYGLLPHWADYRFHGLIRTYLEELGDGEQAQNHVSLYRKLLADLDCDTSAPLPDEAYLQAAIQLSLGQLSDQYLPEVIGYNLGYEQLPLHLLITSFELNELGIDPYYFTLHVTIDNASTGHARKAAQSVVELMPVGQERDEFYRRVANGYRLNELGMGSSEVIQSFDLEQEVVAMLERKRTFGQHMHSDYCRLDGKTVNEWLAEPDQIPEFLAVLENRGWIKRHEDPLHSRFWKLFEGAGAPMFGVFNGYEKQLVHDWIAGDWLSDGSAQATNGKRLPEAFRSRFRNVQGGQPSPAIAQPTSADIDPDVRELHMKLESAPATEKMSTLIASMSPARHATAAGLHATRLFVSSMAERLTGAHA from the coding sequence ATGACGTCTCTTCAAGTGATGAACGGCACCGCCGTCGTCCAAACCGTCGTTGAAGAAGCCCGCTCAAAGACCATCTACCAGTCATGGATGAATGATCGGGCTCCAGAACATCAACATGATGCGGTCACGTTTCTGAATCACTGTCTGGCTCGCGCAGAGCGGGAAGCCTGCGATCTTCCGGCGCAACCGGAAGCGCTCGAACAGTGGATGGAACACAACGTCGGAGTCGTCGCCGATCAATACGCGCGTTATCTGGAAGAGCGCCGTAACGGCCAGCCGCGACGGTTCTTCAAGACCAAGGCGCAGGCAATGTATTTCATCCAGCACGTTGCGCCGGTGAAGCTGGTCGACGGGGCCTGGTTGTACGGGCTGCTGCCGCACTGGGCGGACTATCGATTCCACGGCCTGATTCGCACCTATCTGGAAGAGTTGGGAGATGGCGAGCAGGCGCAGAACCATGTGTCGCTGTACCGCAAACTGCTGGCCGATCTTGACTGCGACACCAGCGCCCCGCTGCCGGATGAAGCGTATCTGCAAGCCGCCATTCAGCTGTCGCTAGGCCAGTTGAGTGATCAGTACCTTCCTGAAGTCATTGGCTACAACCTGGGCTATGAACAACTGCCGCTGCACTTGCTCATTACCTCATTCGAACTGAACGAGCTGGGCATCGACCCTTATTATTTCACCCTGCACGTCACGATCGATAACGCCAGCACCGGGCATGCACGCAAGGCTGCGCAAAGCGTCGTCGAACTGATGCCGGTCGGTCAGGAGCGCGATGAGTTCTATCGGCGGGTCGCCAACGGCTATCGCTTGAATGAACTGGGCATGGGTTCTTCCGAGGTCATTCAGTCGTTCGATTTGGAGCAGGAGGTGGTGGCCATGCTCGAGCGCAAGCGGACGTTCGGTCAGCATATGCATTCCGACTACTGCCGGCTGGATGGCAAGACCGTCAACGAGTGGCTTGCCGAGCCGGATCAGATCCCGGAGTTTCTCGCTGTGCTGGAGAACCGAGGCTGGATCAAGCGTCACGAAGATCCGTTGCACAGCCGCTTCTGGAAGTTGTTCGAAGGCGCTGGCGCGCCGATGTTCGGCGTCTTCAACGGCTATGAGAAGCAACTCGTGCACGACTGGATTGCCGGCGACTGGCTCTCCGATGGCAGCGCCCAGGCAACCAATGGCAAGCGCTTGCCCGAAGCGTTTCGTTCACGTTTTCGCAACGTGCAGGGCGGCCAGCCCTCGCCTGCCATTGCGCAACCGACCTCGGCAGATATCGACCCGGACGTTCGCGAGTTACACATGAAGCTCGAATCAGCGCCGGCGACTGAAAAGATGTCCACTTTGATCGCAAGCATGTCGCCCGCACGGCATGCCACGGCGGCCGGTCTGCACGCTACTCGCCTGTTTGTCAGCAGCATGGCCGAACGCCTGACGGGAGCGCACGCATGA
- a CDS encoding DUF4142 domain-containing protein — protein sequence MNNYFRMSAIAVVLSLGSQVAVAAQDADDFVEDASAKGIAEVQLGKLALDEKDISPSVKEFAEQMVKDHTAANEKLATIAKDKKLEVSDDPMLMDKAKALILEMRKKSFDQAYANNQVVAHEETIKLYEEEANNGKDPELMAFAKATLPTLKEHLAHAKKLAAEHGGDAAKK from the coding sequence ATGAACAATTATTTTCGCATGAGCGCCATTGCCGTTGTACTTTCGCTTGGTTCTCAGGTGGCTGTTGCCGCTCAGGACGCTGATGACTTTGTAGAGGACGCCTCTGCAAAAGGTATCGCGGAAGTACAGCTGGGCAAGCTGGCACTGGATGAGAAGGACATATCCCCATCCGTAAAAGAATTCGCGGAGCAGATGGTCAAGGATCACACAGCCGCCAACGAGAAGCTGGCGACGATTGCCAAGGACAAGAAGCTTGAGGTGTCTGACGATCCCATGCTGATGGACAAGGCCAAGGCCCTGATCCTGGAAATGCGCAAGAAGTCATTTGATCAGGCGTATGCGAACAATCAGGTTGTTGCGCATGAAGAAACCATCAAGCTGTATGAAGAAGAAGCCAATAACGGCAAGGATCCAGAGTTGATGGCGTTTGCAAAAGCGACCCTGCCGACCCTGAAAGAGCATCTGGCCCACGCGAAGAAGCTGGCGGCTGAGCACGGCGGCGACGCTGCGAAAAAGTAA
- a CDS encoding ferritin-like domain-containing protein yields the protein MARTTIQDLFIHELSDVYSAEKQITKALPKLARASTNPLLAEAFKMHLEETQGQIERIDQLVEAEGLKLKRMKCVAMEGLIEESKELLDEIEKGEVLDAGLIGACQKVEHYEIAAYGTLIAMAKHLGMKDAVKLLSETLAEEKGADEKLTAIAEQGGAQAATSKK from the coding sequence ATGGCCCGTACAACCATACAAGATCTGTTCATTCATGAACTTTCGGATGTTTACAGCGCCGAGAAGCAAATCACCAAAGCGCTGCCAAAGCTGGCACGTGCTTCGACCAATCCGCTGCTTGCCGAAGCGTTCAAGATGCACCTGGAAGAAACCCAGGGCCAGATCGAGCGTATCGACCAGTTGGTGGAAGCTGAAGGCTTGAAGCTCAAGCGTATGAAATGCGTGGCGATGGAAGGTTTGATCGAAGAAAGCAAAGAGTTGCTGGACGAGATCGAAAAAGGCGAAGTACTGGATGCAGGCTTGATCGGCGCTTGTCAGAAAGTCGAGCACTACGAGATTGCCGCCTACGGCACACTCATCGCTATGGCTAAACATCTGGGTATGAAAGACGCTGTGAAGTTGCTGAGTGAGACGCTGGCTGAGGAAAAAGGCGCTGATGAGAAGCTGACCGCTATCGCTGAACAGGGCGGTGCTCAGGCAGCCACCTCCAAGAAGTAA
- a CDS encoding manganese catalase family protein yields the protein MFIHNKRLQYTVRVARPNPGLANLLLEQFGGAQGELAAAGRYFTQGLSEDDPGRKDLLMSIATEELSHLEIVGSIIVMLNKGAKGQLAEGIQEEGELYRAINGDGNDSHITSLLYGAGAPLTNSAGVPWTAAYIDTIGEPTADFRSNIAAEARAKIVYERLMNVTDDPGVKEALGFLMTREIAHQLSFEKALHAIQPNFPQGKLPGDPRFTNTFFNMSGAPNVRGPWNEGEEWEFVESPEPAVDGGDGSASVELNADDTEVLEMMKERTMSDPTSNPITGADLGSGFVQGKDR from the coding sequence ATGTTCATTCATAACAAACGACTTCAATATACCGTACGTGTGGCCCGTCCAAATCCAGGACTCGCCAATCTGTTGCTGGAGCAATTCGGTGGCGCTCAAGGTGAACTGGCAGCCGCCGGACGTTACTTCACCCAAGGCCTGAGTGAAGATGATCCAGGCCGTAAAGATCTGCTGATGAGTATCGCCACCGAGGAGCTCAGCCACCTCGAAATCGTGGGTTCGATTATCGTCATGCTCAACAAGGGTGCCAAAGGCCAACTGGCTGAAGGTATCCAGGAAGAAGGCGAGCTGTATCGCGCTATTAACGGCGACGGTAACGATTCGCACATCACCAGCCTGCTTTATGGAGCTGGCGCGCCTTTGACCAACTCTGCCGGTGTGCCGTGGACCGCTGCCTACATCGATACCATCGGCGAGCCCACTGCCGACTTCCGCTCCAACATCGCCGCCGAAGCACGGGCGAAGATCGTTTACGAACGTTTGATGAATGTCACCGATGATCCAGGCGTGAAAGAAGCGCTGGGCTTTCTCATGACCCGTGAGATCGCTCACCAGTTGTCCTTCGAAAAAGCCCTGCACGCTATTCAGCCTAACTTCCCGCAAGGCAAGCTGCCTGGCGATCCAAGGTTCACCAACACATTCTTCAACATGTCCGGCGCGCCAAATGTACGTGGCCCGTGGAACGAAGGCGAAGAGTGGGAGTTCGTCGAGTCGCCTGAGCCGGCAGTCGATGGCGGTGATGGTTCTGCATCTGTAGAGCTGAATGCCGACGATACAGAAGTTCTGGAAATGATGAAGGAACGGACTATGTCCGATCCGACGTCCAATCCTATTACCGGCGCTGACCTTGGGTCGGGGTTTGTTCAGGGTAAAGACCGTTAA
- a CDS encoding DUF6555 family protein, whose translation MADEKHYRIDYLLHGSYKTFYIRAVAMDNREAWHWASVDAGFGAIPKYRSDPVPKLSKPQAEKLGLSNVEWARA comes from the coding sequence ATGGCTGATGAAAAACACTACCGTATCGATTACCTGCTGCATGGCAGTTACAAGACGTTCTATATAAGGGCTGTTGCCATGGACAACCGGGAGGCCTGGCATTGGGCTTCGGTTGATGCAGGTTTTGGTGCTATTCCCAAATACCGTTCAGACCCAGTGCCCAAACTGAGCAAACCTCAGGCTGAAAAACTCGGCTTGTCGAATGTGGAGTGGGCAAGGGCCTGA
- a CDS encoding methyl-accepting chemotaxis protein: MNAQQAETEQVATAINEMTASVADVAQNTEGAALAADEANTASRNGLRIMHQAHTTIQALADEVEVSAQKVQALALHSQSIGGVIQVISTIADQTNLLALNAAIEAARAGEQGRGFAVVADEVRTLASRTQASTEEIRSIIQQLQSATDAAVQQMQAGQHKAQACISAASEASGSLSSISEGVERIVEMNTQIASAAVQQHAVSEDINRNVMEIRNSSGTLMLGIDNNAVTADELARVANDMRNVVARFKLVG; encoded by the coding sequence ATGAACGCACAACAGGCTGAAACCGAGCAGGTCGCCACCGCCATCAACGAAATGACCGCGAGCGTTGCCGACGTGGCGCAGAACACCGAAGGCGCAGCGTTGGCCGCTGATGAGGCCAACACGGCTTCGCGCAACGGTTTGCGCATCATGCATCAGGCGCACACGACGATTCAGGCGCTGGCAGATGAAGTTGAAGTCAGCGCTCAGAAGGTGCAGGCGCTCGCTTTGCACAGCCAGTCGATTGGCGGCGTTATCCAGGTGATCAGCACCATTGCCGATCAGACTAATCTGCTGGCGCTCAATGCGGCCATCGAGGCGGCGCGTGCTGGCGAACAGGGTCGCGGTTTTGCGGTCGTGGCCGACGAGGTCCGCACGCTGGCATCGCGTACTCAGGCGTCGACTGAAGAGATCCGCAGCATCATCCAGCAGCTGCAAAGCGCGACCGATGCCGCCGTGCAGCAGATGCAGGCCGGGCAGCACAAAGCTCAAGCATGCATCAGCGCGGCCAGCGAAGCGTCGGGCAGCTTGTCGAGTATCAGTGAGGGCGTCGAGCGTATTGTCGAAATGAACACCCAGATTGCCAGTGCTGCCGTACAGCAGCATGCCGTTTCCGAAGACATCAACCGTAACGTCATGGAGATCCGCAACAGCTCCGGGACTTTGATGCTCGGTATCGATAACAACGCTGTAACGGCCGACGAACTGGCCCGGGTTGCAAACGATATGCGCAATGTCGTTGCACGATTCAAGCTGGTTGGTTAG